CCAGCGctgcaggggctccttggcctacCTTCGCTGAGCTGATTTTAGGCAGAATGTATTGATTGATGTTGACAGGGAGCTATTTACCCGTCTAATTAATTATGCCAACTAATTTTCAACTTAATTGCACTTCTCGGGTCATTGGGTAAGGGGACTGTATGATTTTCATGCTGCTGCAGGCCTTGATGAGGAAGTGGCAGGAGAGGGTGGCAGCTGCCCCTGGAGGTCAAACAGGCACCCTGTTCCTTCAGGTCGCTGTGTCCCTGGCCTGACTCCTGCCCGGTGGACAAGCTCTGGAGTCCTATTTGTGTGCATTCTATCCGCATGAGCTGGCCTGTGATTCAAGAGCTCTTTGCTGTCTATTCACCTAAGTGCGCATTCGGTGCCTTCGACGTGCCAGCCCCAAACTGGAATAGGCACTTGGAGTTCCAAGAAGCTAAGTCATGCGTGACCCCACCGCCACCCCGAATTGCTTACAGCCTAAAGGAGGAGATTCCCGCTTACACCAGCAGTTACAGACAAACCCAATCCAGCCTCTGTCATGGGGCCCTTAAGGAATttacttaacctccctgtgcctcagtttcttcatctagaaaAACATTACCGGGCTGCGCCAGGATGTGGAGTATGTGCAACAGGACTATCCGTCCCTGCTGCTGCCCTCTTTACCTGCCCTGCCCGTTGTCTTGTAGATTGTCCCATGTTCCGGATTTTTCTGATTGTTTCCTTCTCATGGGATGacctaaaaaacatttttttttttttgagacggagtctcgctctgtcccccaggctggagtgcagtggtgcgatctcggctcactgcaagctctgcctcccgggttcacgccactctcctgcctcagcctcccgagtagctgggactacaggcgcccgccgccacacccggctaattttttgtatttttagtagagacggggtttcaccgtgttagccaggatggtctcgatctcctgacctcgtgatctgtccgtctcggcctcccaaagtgctgggattacaggcgtgagccaccacgcccagcctaaaaaacatttttttaaaatcaaaagcttATTGAAGCAGTGCAAAACCAATACAaagtatttcctttctccttctcctcctcctcctcctcttgcttctttttcttcttcttcttctttttgagacagtgtcttgcttcttttttctgagatagggtctcactctgccacccaggctggagggtggtggtgtgatcatggctctctgcagcctcaccctccacgactcaagcagtcctcccacttaagcctcccaagttgatgggactacaggtgcatgcaccaccacacctggttaattaaaaaaaaaaaaattgtagatatgggggtttcactatattaccaggctggtctggaactcctggcccaagcctcccaaagtgctgggattacatgtatgagccactgcgcccagccatttcctttcttttgaaccATTGAGAGAAAGCTGCTGACAGAATGTGCCATCATCcctattattttttgtgtgttttctacaAGCTGGGATTCTCTCTTACAACCACAAATCAACCATCAATATTGGGAAATCAACAGTGATAAATTGCTGCCATTTAATCCTCAGGTCCCCTGCAAGTTCTGCCAACTGTCCCAATATGTCTTTCGAAGCAAAAGAATCCAGTGCAGAATCACACGTCACATTTACTTATCAGAGCTCTTTAGTCTCCTTCAACATGGAGCAGTTCCCCAGACCTCCCTAAGATAATGGCTTTGATAGTTCTGAGATGAGAGGGCAGTTACTTTGTAGTATGTCGTTGCATTTGGCTTTGTCTGATATTTCCTCCTAATTCTATTCTGATCACGTATCTTTGCCAGGAACATCACAGAAGCTATTCTGTCATCTTGTTGCATCCTCTCAGGTGGCTCAAGATTTCAGTTTGTCCCTTTTTGATGAGGGTCACTTTGATCACTTGATTAGGGTGGTGTCTGATAAGTGTCTGTCttgtaaagtttcttttttttttttttttttgagacggagtctttctctgtcccccaggctggagtgcagtggcacgatcttggctcactgcaagctccgcctcccgggttcacgccattctcctgcctcagcctcccgagtagctgggactacaggcacccaccaacacgcccggctaattttttgtatttttagtagagacggggtttcaccgtgttagccaggatggtctcgatcttctgacctcgtgatccgcccgcctcggcctcccaaagtgctgggattacaggcttgagccaccgcgcccaggcttgTAAAGTTACTTGTTCCCCTTTgtaattatcaaatattttatggggagtttatttttattttattttatttttttgagacaaggtctcattctgttgcccaggctggagtgccttgcacaaacacggctcactgcaacctggacctcctgggctcaagcgatcctcctgccccagctgcctgagtagctgggactaccatcGTGCACcatcacattaatttttttttggtagagtcgaggtcttgccctgttgctcaggctggtctcgaactcctaagctcaagcaatccacccaccttggcctccccaaattctgggattacaggtgtgagccaccacgccctgtcgGGAGTTTATTTGAAACTTTATCCCAttccttctcaaactttaaaaatatgtattcatttgtGTTAGTCTGGTCTTGTGGTTTCCTACTTTATTTCACGCATTGTAATCCTTTATGGCCATGATTTTCATGCTCAGATTGTCCCAGGTAAGCCAGTGGGAACCCCTTCAAGTTGGCTTCCATGCCTTTTTGACATGGCCTCATCACTCTTCGagctctttcctgctttctggcaTGAGATGCTCCGTGATCACTTTGTATTTTGTCTGCTCTGGACTTGAAATtggccatttctccaagaagccctgGGCACTAGGCACACACATTGCAGTCTGAGCATCGCTGTCAGCAGACAGAAcaggagaatatatatatatatatacacacacacatatatgtgtatatataatatttctagAATTTGTCTGCTGTATTTATATTCTATTCAtttataatatctattatatattcagatttattttttatctaagtTTATCTATCTGTATTGAAAGCTGCGAGTTCAAATAAGTGCCTCCAATTCATATCTAACAAGTCCATttcagtttcctccttttctctatGTGTGCTCCCTGCTCTGATAATAAGAAACCTGGTTTCCTTTACCTTTAATCTGTTTATTTGATCAATGCTCCTGTATGTAACCAATCTCCCAtcttcccccacctcctccagCTAGAGCTCTGATACCCCTTACAGGCAGCTCCCCTGCCCATATGGACACCCTCTTTGCCCTGTTTGGGCTCTGACTGGCCCCTGTGAGGCCACACCCTCACACCCTATGCAGGCATTCCCtcaccccctcagcctcctgcaccTCCTCACGTGGCCTGGGCTCTGATACATGCTCTGAGCCAACAAGCCCATTCCCACCACTGACACCCACCTTGCTCTGACCCACCCAGTGGCTTTAGGACTGAATtgttacagaagaaaagagagaggaggtgTGGAGCAGGGAAGCGTGCACACTTTTAATGACATGGAAAATACACTTCTGAGTAATGCTAAGCAAAAAAGAAGGCAAGATATATAAAATTGCACAGAGAGTACAATATCAATGATGTAGAAAGCTCAGAAAGAGACATTGGCACTCTCTAAGCTAAAGAGCCAAGCAGAAACTGGACAAGGTTTGTTCACTGACCACCCAATGCAGCGCCCTTAGATCTCACGCCCTTTGAGGTTACCGCTGTGCCTTATTTCCTTCATCCATGAAACGGAATGGTAATAGCACTTACTCACAGGGTTGTCATGAGGCCGAAGTGAGTTAACACATGAAAAGCACATAgaacaccaccacacacacataggACGTGCCACACAAATGTTAGCTGTGACTATAGGGACGAGAAAAGTGAAGTTCAGTAAGGTCCTCTATGTTACCTTCCTGAGGTTCCCTATCATAGGCACAGTCTGGACACAGTTGTGCCCAACTCAAAGTTCATGTAAGCCTTTTGCCGTTGCACTGCTCAAGGAATTAGAAGCAGTGGGAGATAGGGCAATACACCCGTGATCAGGACAAGACCCCCTGAAACATATTCTACAAGTGCCTTGCGGACCAGAAGAGGAGCAGCTACAGCTGCTTGGTAATTCACCAGGAGGGCTTCCCAGCATAGGTCGGATTCAGGATATAGACCTCGGACACTGGGAAAGATTTGAATAAGTTGTGATGGTGGAGTGAAGGACTGGGGGAACAGACTGAACAATGGCAGGGGACTGGGATCCCCACATCAGTCACCGGGTGACGGCCCATCACCTGTAAGGGTGTTCCTCAGCCTCAGCGCTGCAGGTGTTTTGGGCCAGGCAGCTCTGTATTGTGGGGGACTTTCCAGTGCGTTGTTGGATGTAGCAACACCCCTGGCTTATTCTCACTAATGCCAGTTAGCAACCCAGGCCCCCAgaatgacaaccaaaaatggcTACAGACGTTGCCTGATGTCCCCTGGATGGGGGTCCAAAATCACCTCCAGCTGAGTGCCACTGTCCTAGATAAATGGAATCTTCAGGAAGTCCCAATGCCACTCATTTATTAACAGGAGCCTGGCTTCTCATCCTTTCTCTTATTGTTGGATGACCTCATGAAAAGGAGACAACCACACTTCAGATGGccacaggaaggaagaagggaagtggAGTCCTCCATAATACACATTGCCTGTCACTGAAGGCTCCTTGATAAGGGTTTTTCAAGGTATGAACGTGCAGTTCAACAGCTGGCCAGACTTCCTGGTTCAGAAGTGTAATCCTAGGTGGGGAAGTTTGTTATTACAGCCGGCAAGAACGAGGACACTTCACAGGGCTGGGCTGCCGAGGAGAGATGAGAGACTAAGCTGATGAGAATCACCAACCAGTTTGATGACTTAGAGAACAGTCACTTCCTCTTTCTGGGCtacagttttctcatcagtaactGAAGAGCTTGCAGTACCTTCAACATTCCTTCAGGTGAGGACTTCTCTTTGatccctgctatggtttgaatgtgtctcctaaagttcatgtgttggaagcCTAATCCCCAGGGCAaaagtgttgggaggtggggcctaaggAGAAGTAATTAGGCCATGAGTATTCTGCCCTCATGTATTCATGagattaatgtcattatcatgGGAGTGAGTTTGTTAAAATGAGTTCGgcaccttctttctctctctttcttctgccCTGCACTATGGAATGCACAGTGCAGAAGGTCTCACCAGATACTGGCACCATgcttttggacttctcagcctccagaaccatgagccaaataaatttctgttcattataaatcacccagtctgtggcatccTGTTAGAGCAgcataaaatggactaagataatCCCTATAAAGAGTGGCAACAGAACAGTTCCCAGCTCACTGGCAGAATCCTATGATCAACTAGTAATGTCTCCCAGGGATGGAGGATGAGTGGCATTAACATGTATGGTGTGTTTGCTGACTGTTCTACAGGATTCAACTAGAATCTCTGGGTCTGTGTGAGGACCAAGAGCTGGGGACAGAAGCAGGGCTCTAGAGGGAAAAGTTTCATTCAGAttccctttttttattttgttttaaagagctATTCTGTGAGAAGACAAGGAGAAAATGGTCCCTACAGGTCTCGGGTACTCACTTCTGTCTCAGGGAGACACTCAAGCATTTATTCAACCAAGAAAGAGAATTAGGTCCAGGTGAAAGGAGAACCCCAGAATAACCACCTACTTTTAAAATTCTCCCCTGTGCATATTCAGGAACCAATAAGAGGATTTGTAATGCGTTGTGAGtagaaagggaaggggaatggGAAAGAAAAGAGTGAAGCCTGGAATGGTGGAAAGTACATGGGCTCtgccatttaccagctgtgtgatcttgggcaagtaactcaacctttctgagccttggtttcctctttGGTGAAATGAGGACTAATAATCCATTTCTCCCTCAGTACAGACAGACAGCATGCAGTGAGCACTCAGTGGTGGCCAAGTACGGGAGAAGCCAGGCTGGAATGAACATATGGGACCATTTTGTGCAGGTTCTTAGGTAGGCTCAAGACTTGGTACTTAGTTTAACATGCAATGGGGAGCCActgacaacttaaaaaaaaaagtaacataaatgGGAACCACTTAGACTGTgtgtcctcttcctcttcctcttccagaGGAAGATAAGAACCATCTTCAATGGCACATGGCAGTTGCCAAATTGCCATGAAGCAATACCTAAAGCCACCTCATGCTCAGGAGAAAACGCTCACCTCCCCCTCCTGGTTCCCAGGAGAAACACGTTCAGAGAAACTTGTCTAGTAATGAACTCGGGAACTGGTCACCACGAGTATAGTTTCTATGGACAGCTTCGGAGCCATGGAGTGAAGCCGAGCAAATCCATGGACTACTGCCCTGTTCCCGGGTCTATCTCGCTAGACTGGGGACAGGACTTGGGTGATTCAGGAACAGACAATGGCCTGAGAAGGACACAGACCAGACCAGAGAGGAGGGAAGATGGGAGAAGGATGTGGGAAAAGGGCTTACATCAATCTCCAGAAGCAAGAGTTGGCAAAAGGCAGAAGGGAAAAGGCATAGATCCAAAAAAGCAATGGGAGAGAGGGTTTATTGGGTTTGTCCTCTTTGACCTCCAGGGATTGTAGGgaggagataaaatggaataaagagaGGATTGCTCAAGATTGTGAATTGGATTCCTTCAATgatcccccccccccaaaaaaaagagagagacaagagattccttttattttattttttttaattattttattttttgagacagagtttcgccctgttgcccaggatggagtgcaatggtgcgatcttggctcattgcagcctctgcctcctgggttgaagcgattctcctgcctgatctCCTGCCCGATCtcctgcccaagtagctgggactacaggcgcatgccaccaggcctggctaatttttgtatttttagtagcaacagtgcttcaccatgttggccaggctggtcttgaactcctgacctcaagtgatccacctgcctcggcctcccaaagtgctgggattacaggtgtgagtcactgcacccagccgcgccacactttaaaaaatactgtggtACTGCTGGGCTGAGGCACGAGGGCCACAGCTACAGTAGGGTTACAGGTGTTCATAGCTGTTTTTCTCCAAAGAATGGCTATGCCACAGAGACATCAGGTTCTTACCAGATCCTGGCTCTTTGAAGACCACACAATCCTGATTTCTTGGTGTCGTCCCTGAGCAGACAGCGTCAGGGCcttgctttcatttctttactttcatttattcGCTCCTCACCACTCCCACAGCACTCTCTGCCTGTAGCACCTGATGCTGCCTGAAGGCTTTCTCTGTGTTCAGGGCTGTGCTTGGTGAACTGGCCCCGGGAGCAGCCCTCAGCCAATGATAACCAGGACTCCTTAGATAAGCTCCACAGCTTTCTCACCCTTGGGCAGGAAAACCTTGAGATGTATTTGGCACCATCACCCAGAGGTTCCCACAGGCTGGACCCCCCTGATGTCCCCAGAGATGTCCATGAACCCAGATGTCCACAACAGTGGCCTGCTCCTCAACTTCACCTGGCctggcttccttcccttcccgTTTCTCTTCCCCACTTCTCTCTGTGCTTCTCAGAATGATCTTCCGATTAACCACTTGTACTCAAATCCTAGTCTCAGAGCCTGTTTCCAGCAGAGCCCAACCAAAGACAGTCGGGGTTTTAGGCAGTCCATCCCATTGTCAGACCACGATCTGATCTGGAAAGAACACGTGGTCACTCCCCTCAGAGTTCATCGATTTCACACCCACGTGCTGCTCCTCCCACTCCAGCGCCAAGACCCACAGGTCCCCCGGGCTCGTGGGCCGCCGGCAGCCTCGGCTCGTTCTCCAGACAGTGTTCCAAGCAGCCACTTCCAGCGAGGAAGCATTGGCCTGAGAACTGGAACCTGTTTGCGGTCTCTGCAAACACGACAATGACAAACACTTGAGAGGGCACGGGAGAAACGAGCTCCTTTATAGGGCAGGGAGGGGTGGGCACTTGGGTGTGACCAAGGAGAGGAGGCGCGCCTGGTCAACAGCTCTCCCTGGTCCGTGTCCAGCTCCCTCCTCACGTAGAGGGGCATCTCAGGGATGGCATCTTTCCCCCCACAGGGAAAGTCCTATCTTTGAAACAGCATGGGAATCGAGGCACCCAGGAGGggagcagaggcaggcaggcctccttcagGCCCATCCTCCAGCTGGGCTGGTGGTGCCAGGGAGGCTCCCTGCTTGGTAACGAAGGCCTGAG
The Symphalangus syndactylus isolate Jambi chromosome 7, NHGRI_mSymSyn1-v2.1_pri, whole genome shotgun sequence genome window above contains:
- the LOC134737251 gene encoding uncharacterized protein; amino-acid sequence: MLLRTPHLQPRDWLISQGHLPCPRAGRAGSDIALAQSAMGYFLSSQPQGEAKRPQTGSSSQANASSLEVAAWNTVWRTSRGCRRPTSPGDLWVLALEWEEQHVGVKSMNSEGSDHVFFPDQIVV